Proteins found in one Gammaproteobacteria bacterium genomic segment:
- the wecB gene encoding UDP-N-acetylglucosamine 2-epimerase (non-hydrolyzing) gives MINVHLIAAARPNFMKIAPLYHALAATDWCKPSLIHTGQHYDANMSDAFFDDLKMPKPDFHLEVGSGSHAEQTGKVMMAYEKIVIENRPDWIIVVGDVNPTIACALVGAKLWIPVAHLEAGLRSGDMRMPEEVNRVLTDRIVDLLWTPSIDGNENLKHEGVDDNKVDLVGNIMIDSFEMMRVEIENDNTAESHGLMANQFAVVTMHRPSNVDNEQTLSEIVNQLLAVSEDCQLVFPVHPRTRQKLIDFGMMSRLEQAANILVIEPQGYIQFMNLVTQSKLVITDSGGIQEETTYLGIPCLTLRENTERPITITHGTNQLIKPDVLAVSVSNVLAGDWKQGQCPELWDGATAQRVVESLHKRIK, from the coding sequence ATGATTAATGTCCATCTTATTGCTGCTGCTAGACCAAATTTTATGAAAATTGCGCCTTTGTATCATGCGTTGGCGGCGACGGATTGGTGTAAACCGAGTTTGATACATACTGGGCAACATTACGATGCCAATATGTCAGATGCATTTTTTGATGATTTGAAAATGCCAAAACCAGACTTTCATCTCGAGGTGGGTAGTGGTTCACATGCTGAACAAACTGGCAAAGTCATGATGGCGTATGAAAAGATAGTGATAGAGAATCGTCCTGATTGGATCATTGTCGTGGGTGACGTCAATCCCACCATTGCATGTGCGCTTGTAGGCGCAAAATTATGGATACCAGTTGCACATTTAGAGGCGGGTTTACGTAGTGGTGATATGCGTATGCCAGAGGAAGTAAATCGAGTACTTACAGATAGAATCGTAGATTTACTTTGGACGCCATCGATTGATGGAAATGAAAATCTTAAACATGAAGGTGTTGATGATAATAAAGTAGATCTCGTCGGCAATATTATGATCGATTCATTCGAGATGATGCGTGTGGAGATTGAAAATGATAATACAGCTGAGAGTCATGGCCTTATGGCGAATCAATTTGCTGTGGTAACTATGCATCGCCCATCGAATGTGGATAACGAACAAACGCTTTCTGAGATTGTTAATCAATTGTTAGCGGTTTCTGAAGATTGCCAATTAGTATTCCCAGTGCACCCTAGAACACGCCAAAAGTTAATAGACTTTGGAATGATGAGTAGACTTGAACAGGCGGCGAATATATTGGTGATTGAGCCTCAGGGGTATATTCAATTTATGAATCTAGTCACGCAGTCAAAACTTGTGATTACTGATTCTGGTGGCATTCAAGAAGAAACGACGTATTTGGGTATTCCATGTCTTACCTTGCGAGAGAATACTGAACGACCAATTACTATTACTCACGGGACAAATCAGCTGATTAAGCCTGATGTACTCGCAGTATCTGTTAGTAATGTTTTGGCCGGTGATTGGAAACAAGGTCAGTGCCCAGAGTTGTGGGACGGAGCAACTGCTCAGCGTGTCGTTGAAAGCTTACACAAGAGAATCAAATAA